The Watersipora subatra chromosome 1, tzWatSuba1.1, whole genome shotgun sequence genome has a window encoding:
- the LOC137386034 gene encoding COP9 signalosome complex subunit 3-like yields the protein MAGVAEKFVNSVREFSVTPSNIAALSNFITKSYDVLIKCPLAHLDNALETLLPDQHAVGILTILLVKYHQLMAGSPAERRCVSMEEAELNKLITQTDIFVETCNIEHVRYVLDIFNEMVHHCAELLIERQTGARAIPIVTRAITRIREGESQLTALHSDLCHLCLCTKTFKPALPFLDVDITDIQRKGNLGRFDSKHFLLYYYYGGMIYAALKNFKRAAFFFEIAVSTPCSAVSAIMVESYKKYVLVHLLAKRIKPAPLKFAPAMFTRQIKNTGMIYDELASAYASSIQSNLQAVVDKHKDRYEQDGNYGLVKQCIRSLYKKNIQKLTRTFLTLSFNDVANRVHLASSSEAERYLLEMIEDEEIYATMNQKDGMVEFHDYPEKYNNPAMLAFLQQQERQCMLLNSKLSECEQIITVTPDYVGKVASYSRDDDGPKPGPSNLFLGQTQDD from the exons ATGGCTGGAGTCGCTGAGAAATTTGTGAACAGTGTGAGAGAGTTCTCCGTCACACCTT CAAACATAGCCGCCTTGAGCAACTTCATAACAAAGAGTTACGATGTGCTGATCAAGTGTCCTTTGGCTCACCTAGACAATGCTCTGGAGACATTGCTCCCGGACCAGCATGCTGTGGGAATCCTTACAATTCT TTTAGTGAAATACCATCAGCTGATGGCTGGTAGCCCTGCAGAAAGGAGATGTGTGTCGATGGAAGAAGCCGAGTTGAACAAGCTTATTACTCAAACGGATATATTCGTAGAGACATGCAATATAGAACATGTTCGCTACGTGCTTGACATTT tTAATGAAATGGTGCACCATTGCGCCGAGTTATTGATAGAACGGCAAACAGGAGCTAGGGCTATTCCCATAGTCACTCGGGCTATAACGAGAATTAGAGAAGGTGAATCTCAACTAACAGCATTGCATTCTGACCTCTGCCAT CTCTGCCTCTGCACAAAGACATTCAAACCTGCCCTTCCTTTTCTGGATGTAGATATCACGGACATACAGAGGAAGGGG AATCTCGGAAGATTCGACAGTAAACATTTTCTGCTCTACTACTACTATGGAGGAATGATATATGCAGCCCTAAAGAACTTTAAACGAGCAGCCTTCTTCTTTGAAATA GCAGTTTCTACACCGTGCTCTGCAGTCAGCGCTATCATGGTCGAGTCGTATAAGAAGTATGTCCTTGTGCACCTTTTGGCTAAGAGGATTAAACCAGCTCCACTCAAGTTTGCTCCAGCCATGTTCACAAGGCAGATCAAG AACACAGGGATGATCTACGATGAGTTGGCCTCAGCGTACGCTTCCTCTATACAATCCAACCTGCAGGCCGTAGTTGATAAGCACAAGGATAGGTATGAACAG GATGGTAACTATGGCCTAGTAAAACAGTGCATTAGATCCTTATACAAGAAAAATATACAAAAGCTGACTAGG ACATTTCTAACATTATCGTTCAATGACGTGGCCAACAGAGTTCATTTAGCCAGTAGCTCAGAGGCTGAAAGATACTTACTGGAGATG ATTGAGGATGAAGAAATATATGCAACAATGAACCAAAAGGATGGAATGGTGGAATTCCATGATTACCCCGAAAAATACAACAACCCAGCCATGCTGGCATTTCTACAGCAACAG GAGAGGCAGTGCATGCTGTTGAACAGCAAACTGTCCGAGTGTGAGCAGATCATCACTGTTACTCCTGACTATGTCGGTAAAGTGGCATCATACAGCAGAGACGATGATGGACCGAAGCCAGGCCCCTCTAACCTGTTTCTTGGTCAAACACAGGACGACTAA
- the LOC137403866 gene encoding glucoside xylosyltransferase 2-like, translated as MLWFWFLHLFAIQLQIYAIDLGSDGSTVKVEHCEKDNGCADSDKQQRELLHPDWVHVGVVACGDRQPETVVAVKAIMVTSSPNVFIHVFTEDELMASFHSDFASWPNEIRSKFKYRLYRITYPPDRFQEWKKLFKTCATQRLFIPTLLAEVDSILYIDTDILLMRPVQDVWDHFKHFNSSQLAAVAPEHESASAGWYNRFARHPYYGRLGINSGVMLMNMTRIRAFTWLEHMNDYLTRYKYNITWGDQDLLNILFHHYPEFVYIYECNWNYRPDHCMYMSVCKVAEQDGISVLHGNRGVLHNDKHPQFKAIYDAFEEYKFDGLDMLLRSMEAKLDALDGTEGRCQAVKDLFCKRFRLFAH; from the exons ATGTTGTGGTTTTGGTTTCTGCACCTTTTTGCAATACAGTTGCAAATTTATGCTATTGACTTGGGTTCAGATGGCAGCACCGTCAAGGTAGAACATTGTGAGAAGGACAATGGCTGTGCTGATTCTGATAAACAACAAAG AGAGTTATTGCACCCTGACTGGGTGCATGTTGGTGTGGTTGCATGCGGAGATAGACAGCCAGAAACAGTAGTCGCTGTTAAAGCAATAATGGTGACATCATCTCCTAATGtctttatacatgtattcaCTGAAGATGAACTTATGGCTAGCTTTCACAGTGAT TTTGCCAGCTGGCCCAATGAAATTAGATCCAAATTTAAGTACAGACTTTATCGTATCACCTATCCGCCTGATCGGTTTCAAGAGTGGAAAAAGCTTTTCAAAACGTGCGCTACGCAACGACTGTTTATACCG ACACTACTGGCCGAGGTCGACtccatattatatatagatacgGACATACTTCTGATGAGACCCGTGCAAGATGTCTGGGATCACTTTAAGCATTTCAACTCAAGTCAGCTAGCTGCTGTAGCGCCTGAACATGAATCCGCCAGTGCTGGCTGGTATAACAGATTTGCGAGGCACCCCTACTATGGACGGCTTG GCATAAATTCTGGAGTCATGCTAATGAATATGACAAGAATCAGGGCATTCACTTGGTTGGAGCATATGAATGACTACTTGACAAGATACAAGTACAACATTACATGGGGTGACCAAGATCTCCTCAACATCTTGTTCCATCACTATCCAG AGTTTGTGTACATCTATGAGTGCAACTGGAATTACCGACCTGACCATTGCATGTACATGAGTGTATGCAAAGTGGCTGAGCAGGACGGCATCAGTGTGCTCCACGGCAACCGAGGAGTCCTTCATAACGACAAGCACCCGCAGTTCAAAGCGATATATGATGCTTTTGAGGAG TACAAGTTTGATGGACTTGATATGCTACTGCGGTCTATGGAGGCAAAGCTGGATGCTTTAGATGGAACAGAAGGGAGGTGTCAAGCTGTTAAAGATCTCTTTTGTAAACGCTTTCGCCTTTTTGCGCACTAG
- the LOC137391261 gene encoding uncharacterized protein → MTATQPDICWTVSKLSQYLNNPRKPQLEALKRLFQYIQATKHYKLTFTQSHGNLTGYCDSEWAGDEESRRSTTGYMFTLGSAPISKRTRKQSTVALSSCEAEYIALAEAVKEMIYQHEFCILLGHSIAQPPKTLIYCDNQGAIALRTKRSGQMNHTKHIDVRYHFIRERHDAEYQYIPSSDNLADILTKPLGKIQHQHLTEHWHKHCGGVLRNNALCLSEH, encoded by the coding sequence ATGACGGCCACTCAACCAGATATCTGTTGGACAGTTTCCAAGTTATCCCAATATCTGAACAACCCAAGGAAACCTCAACTCGAGGCACTGAAACGCTTGTTTCAATATATCCAAGCAACCAAACACTACAAACTGACATTTACACAAAGTCATGGAAATTTAACTGGCTATTGTGACTCAGAGTGGGCTGGAGACGAAGAGTCCCGAAGATCGACCACTGGATATATGTTCACACTCGGCAGTGCTCCTATTAGTAAGAGAACCAGGAAACAATCGACTGTCGCACTATCATCGTGTGAGGCTGAATACATTGCTCTTGCTGAAGCTGTGAAGGAGATGATTTATCAACATGAATTCTGCATATTGCTAGGACATTCTATTGCTCAACCACCAAAAACACTCATTTACTGTGACAATCAAGGTGCTATAGCACTCCGAACAAAACGTTCAGGTCAGATGAACCACACAAAGCATATAGATGTACGATATCATTTCATCCGCGAGCGTCACGATGCTGAATATCAGTACATACCAAGTAGCGATAACTTAGCCGACATCCTGACGAAGCCATTGGGGAAGATACAACACCAGCACCTGACAGAACATTGGCATAAACATTGCGGAGGCGTGTTGAGAAACAATGCATTATGCCTCAGTGAACACTAA